From the Butyrivibrio fibrisolvens genome, one window contains:
- a CDS encoding GGDEF domain-containing protein: MKLRFDPFFHYLFKHKSSDIIASITAQNIYCISLIAIVNFFIELYFSLWNYSIMILHPEIPHLYIVIRLNSCVMMMLISAIVFLYLISYRNKVSGNVKKICFVLLVYSIIEIAFGIYISVYDLLLGGNSYVFFIMTLCVFGILVINPYGSITLSIISLVSFYLVLIPVYDVEYSDVLNMTEYFFFINFISVIRYYLTCTWYENHFELKRVNEELTLAKERLEKSNEMLHSISFYDELSCVKNRNALRADWSEYNGHILSVMMMDIDDFKYFNDTFGHTVGDNVIKEVATLLIKYFGVEHCYRIGGDEFLIISGYGKKSFEEKISLLRKELTNYHIEEADVSPTISCGIYRGVCDYENDLRVLKDIADELLYKIKKTGKNGFMFKADPLLPTGDIDIDDSSISLKGAMESKINNSIS, translated from the coding sequence ATGAAGCTAAGATTCGATCCATTTTTTCATTATTTATTTAAGCATAAAAGCTCTGATATCATAGCATCTATCACAGCTCAGAACATATATTGCATAAGTCTTATCGCTATAGTCAATTTCTTTATTGAACTTTATTTTTCACTATGGAATTACAGTATCATGATACTCCATCCGGAGATTCCACACCTATATATCGTGATAAGGCTCAATTCTTGCGTTATGATGATGCTCATATCTGCAATAGTCTTCTTGTACCTTATCAGTTATAGAAATAAAGTCAGCGGCAATGTAAAAAAAATCTGCTTCGTCCTGCTTGTATATTCCATTATAGAGATAGCCTTTGGTATCTATATCTCTGTCTATGACCTTCTTCTTGGCGGCAACTCATATGTCTTTTTTATCATGACTCTTTGCGTCTTTGGAATACTGGTCATCAATCCATACGGATCCATAACTCTTAGTATCATCTCCCTTGTTTCTTTCTATCTGGTACTCATTCCGGTTTATGATGTAGAGTATTCGGACGTTCTAAATATGACGGAGTATTTCTTTTTTATAAATTTTATAAGTGTTATCAGGTACTACCTGACCTGTACCTGGTACGAGAATCATTTCGAACTAAAGAGAGTCAATGAAGAACTTACTCTGGCCAAAGAGCGGTTGGAAAAAAGCAATGAAATGCTTCATTCCATAAGTTTCTATGACGAACTAAGCTGTGTTAAGAACAGAAATGCTCTTAGGGCTGACTGGTCTGAATACAACGGACATATATTAAGCGTCATGATGATGGATATCGATGATTTCAAATACTTCAACGACACATTTGGACATACAGTCGGCGATAACGTCATCAAGGAAGTCGCCACACTTCTTATCAAATACTTTGGCGTTGAACATTGCTACAGAATAGGCGGCGATGAATTCCTCATCATATCAGGCTATGGCAAAAAAAGCTTTGAAGAAAAAATCTCCTTACTGAGAAAAGAGCTGACAAATTACCACATTGAAGAAGCAGATGTCTCACCAACGATCAGCTGCGGTATCTATAGAGGTGTCTGCGACTATGAGAATGATCTTAGGGTTCTAAAAGACATAGCTGACGAGCTTCTATACAAAATCAAAAAGACAGGAAAAAACGGCTTTATGTTCAAAGCCGATCCTCTCCTTCCAACAGGTGATATTGATATTGACGACAGTTCCATAAGCTTAAAAGGCGCAATGGAATCAAAGATCAATAACTCTATCTCTTGA
- a CDS encoding ABC transporter substrate-binding protein — protein sequence MKRKIVSIITAAVMGLGATACGVEGSNVADSSVSSDNGSSNDANVLASANDENSDAAFPITIQHGLGETVIEDKPENIVAISWGNPDVPLALGIVPAGISEANFGPRDENGLLPWTAQAYEELGATPNVFKDTDGWDYEAISDCNPNVILAAYSGLSQEEYDRLSEIAPVVAYPEIPWTTTWQEETINDAKALGLEEEGRALVEETQQLINDSLSNYPDLEGKKVAFFWLSEDDLGTFYIYTNNDPRAAFLGDLGFVTPDSVTALIENPDDFSITVSAENADLLTDVDIIITYGTDTLVTAMKADGRFDNIPAVQNGAFVLLDSNDNLAAASTPTVLSIPYCIEDYLEALNEAAQKTK from the coding sequence ATGAAAAGAAAAATTGTATCAATCATAACTGCAGCTGTAATGGGACTTGGTGCTACTGCCTGTGGTGTAGAAGGCTCTAATGTTGCAGACAGCTCAGTTTCATCTGATAATGGATCTTCTAATGATGCCAATGTGTTAGCTTCTGCTAATGATGAAAACAGTGATGCAGCCTTCCCTATTACAATTCAGCATGGGCTTGGTGAGACTGTAATAGAAGATAAGCCTGAAAACATCGTTGCCATCTCCTGGGGCAATCCGGATGTGCCGCTTGCACTTGGAATAGTACCTGCTGGTATATCCGAAGCTAACTTTGGACCAAGAGATGAGAATGGACTTCTCCCTTGGACGGCTCAGGCTTATGAGGAGCTTGGAGCAACTCCCAATGTATTCAAGGACACTGATGGATGGGACTATGAAGCAATCTCAGACTGTAATCCTAATGTGATACTTGCTGCATATTCAGGACTTAGCCAGGAAGAGTATGACAGACTTTCAGAGATAGCACCTGTTGTAGCATATCCTGAGATTCCATGGACTACAACATGGCAGGAAGAGACTATCAATGATGCCAAAGCCCTTGGTCTTGAAGAAGAGGGTAGAGCGCTTGTAGAAGAGACACAGCAGCTTATAAATGATAGCCTTTCAAACTATCCTGACCTTGAGGGCAAAAAAGTTGCATTCTTCTGGCTGTCTGAAGACGATCTTGGAACATTTTATATTTATACCAATAATGACCCAAGAGCAGCATTTCTTGGAGATCTTGGATTTGTAACACCTGATAGTGTAACAGCTTTAATTGAGAATCCAGATGACTTCTCAATAACAGTAAGCGCTGAGAATGCAGATCTTCTGACAGATGTAGATATCATTATCACATACGGAACAGATACACTTGTAACAGCCATGAAGGCTGATGGAAGGTTTGACAACATTCCGGCTGTACAAAATGGTGCGTTCGTACTTCTTGATTCTAATGACAACCTTGCAGCAGCAAGCACACCTACAGTTCTTTCAATACCATATTGCATAGAGGATTATCTGGAAGCATTAAATGAAGCAGCTCAGAAAACAAAATAA
- a CDS encoding FecCD family ABC transporter permease, with amino-acid sequence MKQLRKQNKSNLIIGFTIEIILLIVCVFLSVAYGSKQIPFADIFGYFTGRDIDAFKAAVIDARIPRTVFGILAGAALGVSGALMQAITRNPIADPSILGVNTGASLMVVIGIAYLDISSGMKLIGLSFIGALLSALFVYGIASVGYGGASSIKLALAGAAVSTALGSLVNTIMLPDSNVMKAYRFWQVGSVGGASWEDVKLLTPFFAGGVLLALICSPGLNALLLGDEMAISLGVKVGHLRFVTALAGVLLCASVTALAGPIGFVGLMMPHIIRLIYGGDMRIIVPMSALGGAALLVLSDVIGRVLGSPGELEVGIITALLGAPVFIWIVYKTKARSI; translated from the coding sequence ATGAAGCAGCTCAGAAAACAAAATAAAAGTAACTTAATAATAGGTTTTACGATAGAGATAATATTGCTGATAGTATGTGTTTTTCTATCCGTTGCATATGGAAGTAAGCAGATACCTTTTGCTGATATATTTGGATATTTTACAGGAAGGGATATTGACGCATTCAAGGCTGCTGTAATAGATGCCAGAATTCCAAGGACGGTCTTTGGGATTCTGGCGGGTGCAGCGCTTGGAGTATCCGGAGCACTCATGCAGGCAATTACCAGAAATCCAATAGCTGATCCAAGTATCCTTGGCGTAAATACCGGTGCTTCTCTTATGGTAGTCATAGGCATTGCATATCTTGATATTTCGTCAGGAATGAAGCTTATAGGGCTGTCTTTTATTGGAGCACTTCTATCTGCTTTATTTGTCTATGGCATTGCATCAGTAGGTTATGGCGGAGCAAGTTCTATAAAGCTGGCACTTGCTGGAGCTGCAGTGTCTACGGCTCTGGGATCTTTGGTCAATACCATAATGCTTCCTGATTCCAATGTCATGAAGGCTTATCGCTTCTGGCAGGTTGGAAGTGTGGGTGGTGCTTCATGGGAAGATGTTAAGTTATTAACCCCATTTTTTGCAGGAGGAGTGCTGCTGGCACTTATATGTTCACCGGGTCTTAATGCTCTTTTACTTGGAGATGAGATGGCAATCTCATTGGGAGTTAAAGTTGGGCATCTGCGTTTTGTCACGGCACTTGCAGGAGTACTTCTGTGTGCCAGTGTTACAGCGCTTGCAGGACCTATAGGTTTTGTAGGACTTATGATGCCTCATATTATCAGGCTTATCTATGGCGGTGACATGAGGATTATAGTTCCAATGTCAGCACTTGGAGGTGCGGCACTTCTTGTTCTATCGGATGTCATAGGAAGAGTCCTGGGAAGCCCGGGAGAACTTGAAGTAGGCATAATAACAGCGCTTCTTGGAGCACCTGTTTTTATCTGGATCGTATATAAAACCAAGGCTAGGAGTATATGA
- a CDS encoding pyridoxamine 5'-phosphate oxidase family protein, with amino-acid sequence MSTTPIEEVRDFLHSAQTYYLATVDGDQPRVRPFGTAEIFEGKLYIQTGKKKDVFKQLEKNPKAEICAFKDGQWLRVEGKLVYDNRIEAETDMLDKNPGLKNMYAPGDGNTAVLYFDGGKAAFSSFTAPARTVEF; translated from the coding sequence ATGTCAACAACACCAATCGAAGAAGTTAGAGATTTTCTTCACAGCGCTCAGACCTACTACCTTGCTACGGTAGATGGTGACCAGCCAAGAGTAAGACCTTTTGGAACCGCTGAGATATTCGAGGGCAAGCTTTATATCCAGACTGGTAAGAAAAAAGATGTCTTCAAACAGTTAGAGAAAAACCCAAAAGCCGAGATCTGCGCCTTTAAGGACGGACAATGGCTCAGAGTAGAAGGCAAGCTCGTCTACGACAACCGCATCGAAGCAGAAACAGATATGCTTGATAAAAATCCCGGTCTAAAGAATATGTACGCCCCGGGAGACGGCAATACTGCTGTTCTGTATTTTGATGGAGGAAAAGCTGCTTTCTCATCATTTACAGCGCCTGCGCGCACAGTTGAGTTCTGA
- a CDS encoding SDR family NAD(P)-dependent oxidoreductase, with translation MNNNNNNIFDLTGRVALVTGCSTGLGVQMAKALARQGASIVALARRQELIDQVARDIHEQYGVDTLAVRCDITDTKMVEDAVDKVLEHFGKIDILINNAGTGAVAPAEDITDEQFSNELNIDLFGTFRVARAVAKKAMIPAGFGRIINIASMYGLVGNKIAPSSPYHAAKGGVVNLTRALASEWGKHGITVNSICPGYFYTPLTQETLDSDFFKEYAKSAIPMERYGVEGELDAAACFLASPAASYVTGIALPVDGGYTSM, from the coding sequence ATGAACAACAATAACAACAATATTTTCGATCTTACAGGTAGAGTAGCACTTGTAACAGGCTGCTCCACAGGACTTGGAGTACAGATGGCCAAGGCGCTTGCCCGTCAGGGTGCCAGTATCGTAGCGCTTGCAAGAAGGCAGGAGCTCATCGATCAGGTAGCCAGGGATATTCACGAGCAATATGGGGTTGATACTCTGGCTGTAAGATGTGATATAACAGATACCAAAATGGTTGAAGATGCTGTAGACAAGGTTTTAGAGCACTTTGGCAAGATAGATATTCTTATCAACAATGCAGGAACAGGCGCTGTAGCACCTGCTGAAGATATCACCGACGAGCAGTTCTCCAATGAGCTTAATATAGACCTCTTTGGAACCTTTAGGGTTGCAAGAGCTGTTGCCAAGAAGGCTATGATCCCTGCCGGCTTTGGAAGGATCATCAATATCGCATCCATGTACGGACTTGTGGGCAACAAGATTGCACCTTCTTCACCATATCATGCAGCAAAGGGCGGCGTTGTCAATCTTACAAGAGCTCTTGCAAGTGAATGGGGCAAGCACGGCATTACAGTCAATTCCATATGCCCAGGCTATTTCTACACACCACTTACCCAAGAAACCTTGGATTCTGATTTCTTCAAGGAATATGCAAAATCAGCAATTCCTATGGAACGATACGGTGTAGAAGGCGAGCTTGATGCTGCTGCCTGCTTCCTGGCATCTCCTGCTGCAAGCTATGTAACCGGCATAGCACTTCCTGTTGACGGCGGATATACCAGCATGTAA
- a CDS encoding ZIP family metal transporter — protein sequence MNNQLLIGVLVPFLGTALGSAMVFFMKKELSEKLNHALEGFAAGVMVAASIWSLIIPAMEQSASMGKLSFIPAVAGFWIGILFLLCLDELIPHLHMNSDEPEGMKANFKKTTMMVLAVTLHNIPEGMAVGVVYAGWLTGTSGITAAGALALALGIAIQNFPEGAIISMPLRSKGESRTRAFVSGVLSGLVEPIGTIITILLAGLIVPVLPYLLCFAAGAMMYVVVEELVPEMASGKHTNVSTVMFALGFTLMMTLDVALG from the coding sequence ATGAACAATCAGCTATTAATAGGCGTACTGGTACCATTTTTAGGTACCGCACTTGGTTCTGCCATGGTCTTTTTCATGAAAAAAGAACTGAGTGAAAAATTAAATCATGCACTGGAAGGCTTTGCTGCCGGTGTCATGGTGGCTGCATCAATATGGAGTCTTATAATCCCTGCAATGGAGCAATCCGCTTCTATGGGTAAGCTGTCGTTCATACCCGCAGTTGCAGGCTTCTGGATCGGTATCCTGTTCTTACTATGTCTTGATGAGCTGATTCCTCATCTTCACATGAACAGTGATGAACCGGAAGGTATGAAAGCCAATTTCAAAAAGACAACCATGATGGTACTTGCAGTTACACTTCACAACATACCTGAAGGTATGGCTGTAGGTGTCGTATATGCAGGATGGCTTACAGGTACAAGCGGCATCACTGCTGCCGGTGCTCTTGCACTAGCTCTTGGTATTGCTATTCAGAACTTCCCTGAGGGCGCTATCATATCAATGCCACTTAGAAGTAAAGGCGAGTCCAGAACAAGGGCATTTGTAAGCGGCGTTCTCTCAGGTCTTGTAGAACCTATAGGGACTATCATCACTATCCTTCTTGCAGGACTTATAGTTCCGGTTCTTCCATATCTTCTGTGCTTTGCGGCAGGAGCTATGATGTATGTAGTAGTCGAGGAGCTGGTTCCGGAGATGGCATCCGGCAAGCATACTAATGTAAGTACAGTTATGTTCGCTTTGGGATTCACACTTATGATGACCCTGGATGTAGCACTAGGATAA
- a CDS encoding FecCD family ABC transporter permease, whose protein sequence is MLCVLALICIIVFLACLMMTIGNTNYSLSEVFGYLFSDETKGAAYTIKSLRLPKLIVGGLAGFSFGIAGFVFQSLLRNPLASPDIIGITAGSSAAAVFCILILGISGIAASIFSIIAGLLVTVMIFLLSGRGKSFGSRMILIGIGMQAVLNALISWMLLVGSEYDVATALRWLRGSLNSAQMSDVPAIAIMTILGSALLLWCNRYLRMMQLGDEYATTLGVPLSAVRICCIVCALILSAGATAVTGPIASVAFLSGPIAGKITRNGSNAMAVSGLIGTLLVYAAELIGKNLFEAKYPVGVVTGLLGAPYLLMLLLNLNKKGDKI, encoded by the coding sequence ATGCTGTGCGTTCTTGCACTTATATGTATCATCGTATTTCTTGCATGCCTTATGATGACTATCGGAAATACCAATTATTCTCTCTCAGAAGTTTTTGGATATCTATTTAGTGATGAAACAAAAGGCGCTGCCTATACTATTAAAAGCTTAAGACTCCCAAAACTGATAGTTGGAGGACTGGCAGGATTCTCTTTTGGTATAGCAGGATTTGTATTTCAGAGCCTTCTTAGGAATCCTCTTGCATCTCCTGATATCATTGGTATCACAGCAGGATCATCTGCTGCAGCTGTGTTCTGTATCTTGATACTGGGTATAAGCGGAATAGCAGCGTCGATATTTTCCATAATAGCGGGCCTTTTAGTTACTGTTATGATCTTCTTGTTATCAGGAAGAGGCAAGTCTTTTGGCAGCAGGATGATACTCATAGGAATAGGAATGCAGGCAGTCCTAAATGCGCTTATATCCTGGATGCTGCTTGTAGGCTCTGAATATGACGTAGCTACCGCACTTAGATGGCTACGAGGAAGCCTTAACTCGGCCCAGATGTCAGATGTTCCGGCTATAGCTATTATGACTATACTGGGAAGTGCACTGCTTCTTTGGTGTAACAGGTATCTTAGGATGATGCAGCTTGGAGATGAGTATGCAACAACTCTGGGAGTTCCTCTTAGCGCAGTCAGGATATGCTGTATAGTATGCGCTCTTATATTAAGCGCAGGTGCAACAGCTGTTACAGGACCAATTGCTTCTGTAGCATTCCTGTCAGGGCCTATAGCAGGGAAGATCACCAGAAACGGAAGTAATGCCATGGCAGTATCAGGCCTTATTGGAACACTTCTTGTATATGCAGCTGAACTTATAGGCAAGAATCTGTTTGAAGCTAAGTATCCTGTAGGAGTAGTGACAGGACTTTTGGGAGCACCATATCTTCTTATGCTGCTTCTAAATCTTAATAAGAAGGGAGATAAGATCTAA
- a CDS encoding glycoside hydrolase family 13 protein, whose protein sequence is MNLGAIYHRTSDQYCYCLDTDSLVINIKTGYDIDHVYIIHGDPYEAGIMGGCERWSGRREEICFKKSLKDHIWWTTTLFPEYKRCKYYFELHCGDECMYYFEDGFYTEDEMNQDGKALSYFIMPWMNPCDVFVTPSWVNDTVWYQIFPERFCNGDHSLDPDGVLDWEYKETGFRDFYGGDIKGIRDKIPYLKDLGITGIYLNPVFESKSNHKYNTRDYKKVDSHFGTNDDLRALVDEAHAAGIRVMLDAVFNHTGSDHPMWIDVLENGEKSRYASWYMVNKWPVDTGRDTRDGRFYSFAFAEHMPKLNTSNPEVVDYLLDIIRFWIDTFDIDGLRFDVGNEVSHSFLRAVRYMTKRMKDDFYLLGEIWHDSVNWLRGDEYDAVMNYPLASAISDFWIYKDRDRRSFEYDINRCFTMYYSQVNDVLFNLLDSHDTNRLLDKVHGDIDVFYQQLAILFTMPGSPCIYYGTEVAMEGGFDPDCRRCMPWDQIDSGLREAELSTMKALIAMRKSTPACKSRNFHFPNDIKESRVISYLKIDESGTIAVYLNCEKDPVSIPLPEGSEVLFARKWDDADSVDAGKLGSKGVLVVRI, encoded by the coding sequence ATGAATTTAGGAGCAATATATCACCGTACATCAGATCAGTACTGTTACTGCCTCGATACAGACAGTCTTGTTATAAACATCAAGACCGGTTATGACATCGACCACGTTTATATTATCCATGGTGATCCCTATGAAGCCGGTATTATGGGCGGATGTGAGAGATGGAGCGGCAGACGTGAAGAAATCTGCTTTAAGAAAAGTCTTAAAGATCATATATGGTGGACTACAACTCTTTTCCCGGAATATAAAAGATGTAAATACTACTTCGAGCTGCACTGCGGCGATGAATGCATGTACTATTTCGAAGATGGCTTCTATACTGAAGATGAGATGAATCAGGATGGTAAGGCTCTCTCCTATTTCATAATGCCGTGGATGAATCCTTGTGATGTATTTGTTACTCCTTCCTGGGTCAATGATACTGTATGGTATCAGATATTCCCGGAGAGATTTTGTAATGGCGATCACTCTTTAGATCCTGATGGCGTACTTGACTGGGAATACAAAGAGACAGGATTTAGAGATTTCTACGGCGGCGATATAAAGGGCATCCGTGACAAGATTCCTTATCTTAAAGACCTTGGAATCACCGGAATATATCTAAATCCTGTATTTGAATCAAAATCAAATCATAAATACAATACCAGGGACTATAAGAAAGTCGATAGTCACTTTGGCACCAATGATGACCTTAGAGCACTTGTTGATGAGGCGCATGCTGCTGGTATCCGTGTCATGCTGGATGCAGTTTTTAATCATACAGGATCGGACCATCCTATGTGGATAGATGTCCTTGAAAATGGAGAGAAGTCCAGATATGCCAGCTGGTATATGGTCAATAAGTGGCCTGTTGATACCGGACGCGATACAAGAGATGGCCGTTTTTATTCTTTTGCCTTTGCAGAGCATATGCCAAAGCTCAACACCAGCAATCCCGAAGTTGTAGACTATCTTCTTGATATCATAAGATTCTGGATTGATACATTTGATATAGACGGTCTTAGATTTGATGTGGGCAATGAGGTATCGCACTCTTTTTTAAGAGCTGTACGATACATGACTAAGCGCATGAAAGATGACTTCTACCTTCTTGGCGAGATCTGGCATGATTCTGTAAACTGGCTTCGCGGAGATGAGTACGATGCAGTTATGAACTATCCTCTTGCCAGTGCCATATCAGATTTCTGGATCTATAAAGACAGAGACAGACGCAGCTTTGAATATGACATCAACAGATGCTTTACCATGTACTATTCACAGGTCAATGACGTACTTTTTAATCTTCTGGACTCGCATGATACTAACAGACTCCTTGATAAGGTGCACGGCGATATAGATGTATTCTATCAGCAACTGGCGATCCTGTTTACAATGCCCGGAAGTCCATGCATCTACTATGGCACCGAGGTTGCAATGGAGGGCGGATTTGACCCCGATTGCCGCAGATGTATGCCTTGGGATCAGATAGATAGCGGCCTTAGAGAGGCAGAACTTAGCACCATGAAAGCTCTTATAGCAATGAGAAAAAGTACTCCTGCCTGCAAGAGCAGAAACTTCCATTTTCCTAATGATATCAAAGAAAGTCGTGTCATTTCTTATCTTAAGATTGATGAATCTGGGACAATTGCTGTATACCTGAACTGCGAGAAAGATCCCGTAAGTATTCCTCTTCCTGAAGGATCTGAAGTACTGTTTGCACGCAAATGGGATGATGCTGACAGTGTTGATGCCGGAAAACTTGGTAGTAAGGGAGTGCTTGTTGTGAGAATATAG
- a CDS encoding Na+/H+ antiporter NhaC family protein: protein MFYGTWVSLLPPIIAIILALITKQAYLALFVGVTTGAFFIAGPHPWEAFGVFLDTMVSNVDLTIIIFLILISIVVRLMQMSGGTNAYGEWAYRNLKNKKSSLIATSLLGVLIFMDDGFNCLTVGSVMMPVTDKFKVSRAKLAYIIDATAAPVCILAPISSWAAAINSYIPEGYPINGFSMFVRAIPFNFYALLTLIMVFGTSIAGLDYGIMQKYERAVEGGQPDISAGKRSSESADSAGMKGAVIDLVLPMAFLIVTAISAMIYTGYLAGGTSLVECFANCESAKSLVFASLLTILFCAFLYLPRKVMSFKDYMDCIPTGSTLMVPFMIILVLAWTLKGMIGGLGADVFINSVMQGAGSVYPLIPIFLFLISVFVSFSSGTSWGTFAIMVPVTVAMLSSDQQMLLIGIAACLAGGVTGDHISPISDTTIMSSSGAGCNHIDHVSSQIQYQIPVIVASSVGYLIAGFTKSFVIAFPVAVLVLVMELFCIYKFAIKR from the coding sequence ATGTTCTATGGTACCTGGGTGTCACTTCTTCCACCGATTATAGCTATAATACTTGCACTTATAACCAAGCAGGCCTATCTTGCTCTGTTTGTAGGAGTTACGACAGGGGCTTTTTTTATAGCAGGTCCTCATCCATGGGAAGCTTTTGGAGTTTTTCTTGATACCATGGTTTCAAATGTAGATCTTACCATCATAATATTCCTGATTCTTATCAGTATAGTCGTAAGACTCATGCAGATGAGTGGTGGAACCAATGCATACGGAGAATGGGCATACAGGAATCTGAAGAATAAAAAGTCATCTTTGATCGCTACAAGTCTTCTTGGAGTCCTTATATTCATGGATGATGGATTTAACTGCCTTACAGTAGGTTCTGTTATGATGCCTGTTACAGATAAGTTTAAAGTTTCAAGGGCCAAGCTTGCATACATAATAGATGCAACAGCTGCACCTGTGTGTATTCTGGCGCCTATATCGTCATGGGCAGCGGCAATTAATTCATATATTCCGGAAGGATATCCTATTAATGGTTTTAGTATGTTCGTAAGAGCGATACCTTTTAATTTCTATGCACTTCTTACCCTTATTATGGTATTTGGGACATCTATAGCAGGATTGGACTATGGAATCATGCAAAAATATGAAAGAGCAGTAGAAGGTGGACAGCCGGATATAAGTGCAGGCAAAAGAAGCAGTGAATCGGCAGATTCTGCCGGAATGAAAGGTGCGGTCATAGACCTTGTACTTCCTATGGCTTTCCTTATAGTTACAGCAATATCTGCTATGATCTACACCGGATATCTTGCAGGAGGGACAAGCCTTGTAGAATGCTTTGCAAACTGCGAATCTGCAAAAAGCCTTGTATTTGCATCACTTCTTACTATATTATTTTGTGCTTTTCTTTATCTTCCAAGAAAAGTAATGTCATTTAAAGATTATATGGACTGCATCCCTACAGGGTCTACTCTAATGGTCCCATTTATGATAATACTGGTTCTTGCCTGGACTTTAAAAGGTATGATAGGAGGCCTTGGCGCAGACGTATTCATAAACTCAGTGATGCAGGGAGCCGGCAGCGTATATCCTCTTATTCCGATATTCCTGTTCCTTATATCTGTATTCGTGTCCTTCTCATCAGGAACCAGCTGGGGGACTTTTGCCATCATGGTGCCTGTAACTGTAGCGATGCTATCATCTGATCAGCAGATGCTGCTTATAGGCATAGCGGCCTGCCTTGCAGGAGGCGTAACAGGAGATCATATATCTCCAATCTCTGATACGACTATAATGTCAAGTTCAGGCGCCGGCTGTAATCATATAGATCATGTTAGCTCACAGATTCAGTATCAGATACCTGTAATAGTTGCATCTTCTGTAGGATATCTTATTGCAGGTTTTACAAAAAGCTTTGTTATAGCTTTTCCGGTTGCAGTGCTGGTTCTTGTGATGGAGCTATTCTGCATATATAAGTTTGCAATCAAGAGATAG
- a CDS encoding FKBP-type peptidyl-prolyl cis-trans isomerase gives MKLAVTYAGGDIFQHFGKTEEFKIYEIEDDKVVASTVIGNEGLGHESLAGLLAEQKVEKLICGGLGQGALDALTSAGIEVISGAEGDADAAVYAYLNGELESKGVNCDHHHEEGEEHSCGHHEDEASGEESGCGGCGSDEGCGGCGDEEEGCGGCGSSEGGCGGCGGCGGPRPVIFEGPNAGKKVSVHYKGTLDDGTQFDSSYDRGQTLDFICGTGMMIEGFDKAVVNMEVGQSVNVHLEPEEAYGVRDASNIFTLNITELPGSENLNIGQKVFLQDPAGRAFPVVVKAKDEETITLDANHELAGKALNFQIELVSIED, from the coding sequence ATGAAGTTAGCGGTTACATATGCCGGAGGCGACATTTTTCAGCATTTTGGAAAAACTGAAGAGTTTAAGATCTATGAGATTGAGGATGATAAAGTAGTAGCCAGCACAGTTATTGGCAATGAGGGACTTGGACATGAGTCTCTTGCAGGACTTCTTGCTGAGCAGAAGGTAGAGAAGCTTATCTGCGGAGGACTTGGACAGGGAGCACTTGATGCACTTACAAGCGCTGGAATCGAAGTTATATCCGGCGCAGAAGGCGATGCAGATGCTGCTGTATACGCATATCTTAACGGAGAGCTTGAATCTAAGGGCGTTAACTGTGATCATCACCATGAAGAGGGAGAAGAGCACAGCTGTGGTCATCATGAAGACGAAGCAAGCGGCGAAGAGTCTGGTTGCGGCGGATGTGGCAGTGATGAAGGCTGCGGCGGATGCGGTGACGAAGAAGAGGGCTGCGGAGGATGTGGCAGCAGTGAAGGCGGCTGTGGTGGCTGCGGCGGTTGCGGTGGCCCAAGACCTGTTATCTTCGAGGGACCTAATGCCGGCAAGAAGGTAAGCGTTCATTATAAAGGAACACTTGATGACGGAACACAGTTCGATTCATCTTATGACAGAGGTCAGACACTTGATTTCATCTGCGGTACAGGTATGATGATCGAAGGATTTGATAAGGCTGTAGTTAATATGGAAGTAGGCCAGAGTGTTAATGTACATCTTGAGCCTGAAGAAGCTTACGGAGTTCGTGATGCTTCCAACATCTTCACACTCAATATTACAGAACTTCCGGGATCTGAGAATCTTAACATAGGACAGAAGGTATTCCTTCAGGATCCTGCAGGCAGAGCATTCCCTGTAGTTGTTAAGGCCAAGGATGAAGAGACTATCACTCTTGACGCCAACCACGAACTTGCAGGCAAGGCACTTAATTTCCAGATCGAACTTGTAAGTATTGAGGACTGA